The Nitrospira sp. region TTCTCAATGGTGTGGCATCAAATTCTCTCCCGAGCTATATGTTGGATTACGCCGTCAGTGAGGGTCGCGTAGCAGTCTAACTTGTGATTCCCCATAGCATGATACGGGGAGTTCCATTCTCTCTACTCAACTTGGATAATGATCTAAGGTCAGTCTTGTCCAAAACAGCTTTGGACGTTGGGTCATCCAACAGTATAGGGTGCCGGTGAATCGCCAAACCCACCGCCCCCAACCGAAGGAGACCCAACGTGAACGCATCATGCAGCAGGTTTAGTCAGATCCTCAAGCTCATCCCGCGCACCGACTTCGAGCGCATCGTCACAGCCACGGGTGCCGAATATCGCAGTAAGGGTTTGTCGAGCTGGAGCCAGTTTGTGGGCATGCTGTTCTGTCAGTTGGGCCGCGCACATTCGCTGCGGGAGATCGAAGGCGGGCTGAAGAGCTGCGAAGGCAAGCTGGCCCACCTGGGCATCGACGTCCCGGTCCGTTCCTCGCTGTCCTATGCGAACAGCCACAGGCCGTGGCAGTTGTTCGAGCAGGTCTTCTACGGACTGTTCGAGACGGTTGCCGCCAAGGCGCAGGGCACACACAAGTTCCGCTTCAAGAACAAGCTGGTCAGCCTCGATTCGACCGTGATCGATCTGTGCCTGTCGCTGTACGACTGGGCAAAGTTTCGCCGGACCAAGGGTGCGGTCAAGCTCCATTGAGTGCTCGACCACGACGGCTATCTGCC contains the following coding sequences:
- a CDS encoding DUF4372 domain-containing protein, with translation MAKPTAPNRRRPNVNASCSRFSQILKLIPRTDFERIVTATGAEYRSKGLSSWSQFVGMLFCQLGRAHSLREIEGGLKSCEGKLAHLGIDVPVRSSLSYANSHRPWQLFEQVFYGLFETVAAKAQGTHKFRFKNKLVSLDSTVIDLCLSLYDWAKFRRTKGAVKLH